The genomic region CTACCAAAATCAAATGGCCCAGGCCATTGCTCAGGGAATTCTCCAGTATTTAAAACAAAGATGAACTGGTATTCTATAGTAGTCCCTGAACCCATTTCCCTATGCACTCATATCCTGTTTTTGAAGGTAATTCCCAAGCATTTTCCATTCAGCAAATTCCCACCTCTCCCATTGGTGTGTTTGACAGTGGTGTAGGTGGGTTAACTATCCTGCGACAGGTTTATCAGCAACTACCCAATGAGTCGGTTATTTATTTTGGGGATACGGCCCATCTTCCCTATGGTGTCCGCTCCCAAAAGGAAATCTTAGCATATGTCAGGGAAATACTCAGTTGGATGGAACAACAAGGGGTGAAAATGGTGATTATGGCCTGTAACACCAGTTCCGCTCTCACTCTGGAAACGGTTCGTTTGGAATATAAATTCCCCATTTTGGGGATGATTTCGCCTGCTGCTAAGTTTGCTGTAAATGTAGGTAAACGCATTGGTGTGATTGCTACACCTGCTACAGCTAAAAGCAATGCCTATCGTCAGACAATAATGGAAGTTAAAGCTGATGTTCAGGTATGGCAAGTAAGTTGTCCCGAATTTGTTCCCTTAATCGAACAAAATCGCCTTGATGACCCCTACACTCTTGCAGTTGCTAAATCCTATCTGGAACCTTTATTGGCACAGGAAATAGACACTTTAATCTATGGATGTACTCATTATCCTTTACTTGAACCTATAATAAAGACTCTCATACCAAATCACATTCATCTGGTAGATCCTGCAGTTCATGTGGTTAGGGTCTGTCAGCGAGAGTTAGAAATACTAAACATCAAAAATCATCTCTTACCTATGCCCACTCGTTTTGTCGTTAGTGGGTCTCCTCAACAGTTTTCCCAATCGGGAACGCCATGGTTAGGTTATACTCCCTTGGTGGAGCAGGTGCAGTTTTCTGTTCCCTACTCTCTCCGTTAGAACATATTCTGATAGAACCTCTAACTAGGACGGATTTGGTTGATTTTTGTTGGTTGCCAACTACTATTGAGAAAGCAGTAACTGTTAGGTGTGTACCGTTATGACAACTAAAAAAAAATTTAATAGCTTTGAAGAAATGTTATCCGGTTCCGATGTACCCGTGCTGGTGGATTTTTACGCCGAATGGTGTGGTCCGTGTCAAATGATGGCTCCCATCTTGGAAAAGGTTAATACTCATTTCCAAGGTCAGCTAAGGGTTGTGAAAATCGATACTGAGAAATATTCTCAACTAGCTACCCAATATCGCATAGAAGCACTACCAACTCTCATCTTGTTTAAAAATGGTCAGCCAGTCCGTAAAATTGAGGGTGTAGTACAAGCACCTCAATTAATTGAACGTTTAAAAACTTTGATTTGATAGTTAAGGGATAATTGGGGGACTTAGGTCCTCTAATTATCTTCTAGCGTTTAAACAACACCATTCTTGACGCTGCCAAACTTGATCTACCACCCAACTGTTTTTTTCCAATGTGGTAATTACGGATGGAGACTGCTCTACTAAAATACCACTAAATATCCCCCAGGAACCGGATTTGACCAGGTCTGTCATTTGTGGAATTAACTCAATAATTACGTCAGCTAAGATGTTGCAAACTATGCCATCGAGGGGTTCAGTGAGGATTTCTGTTAGGGTATGTACACTACCTAGGGCACAGGTTAATTTTTCTGGATTGAGATGATTCAAAATACAATTACTATTGGTCGATTCTACTGCTAAAGGGTCATTATCTACCCCATAGACTTTTTTGGCGCCTAGTAGGAGTGCGCCTATGCCCAAAATACCTGAACCACAGCCAATATCTGCAATTACTTGGGGAGCAGTAATACTAGTATTACTGCTGTTTTGAGTTAAATATTTTTCTAAAGATTCCAGACACAATTGGGTGGTGGCGTGATTTCCCGTACCGAAAGCTACTCCCGGGTCAAGACGGATAACCAATTTAGATGTGGATGGGGGTATGGGTAGCCATGCAGGATTAATCAAAAACAGATTACCTATTTCCTGAGGGTGCCAATATTGCTTCCAACTGGTAGACCAGTCCTCTTCATTAATTTGATGCCAATTTAATTCGGGAGTAGGTAACCCAATGGCTGTTGAGTCTTCATGTAATAATGTTGATAAGTTAGTGAGATCTGATAATTGTGCCTGTAAGGTGGAGAGATAAGCTCTAATTAATAGAAACCTATCCTTTTTTTCCACAGCAACGCCCCGACAACCGAAGGTTTCCAACCGCCAAAAGATAGAATCTTCCAGGTCAGGTGTACATAAAATTTGGATTTCCCACCAGGTATTTGTCATTATGTTTTGGTTATTAGTAGTGTTCATATTCAATCCCCCACTTCCCCAACCCAAACCTATAGGGTTACTGTATAAGCATCCCGAATTCCAGAAACTTGTTTAATTTCTTCCAGAATACCATCTGGTAATGGGTCATCAATACTCAAAGCCATAACCGCATCACCTCGCACAATTTTTCTCCCCACTTGCATGCTGGCAATGTTGACATTGAAACTCCCCAATAAGGAACCCAATTTGCCAATAATTCCTGGCATGTCTCGGTGCAGGGTAAATAGCATATATTTGCTCGGTGGTACGTTAATGGGGAACCCATCTACATCTGTGAGGTGTATTTCCTTCTCTCCTAATAAAGCACCAGTGACAGAATGAGTTCCTAAGGTACCTGTAGCTTCTAAATGCAATGAACCGGCATAATCTCTGGCTGAAGCATCCCTAGTCTCAATGACTCGAATACCTCTTTCTTTGGCTTCTATGGTTGCATTAACATAGTTAACCCGTTCCCTTAATGCTTGATATAGTAGTCCTTTTAAGGCTGCTACTACTAAGGGTTGACTTTTGTTAGTAGCCAGATCTCCTTGGAGTTTAACATTCAGTGTTTCTATTCTTCCACCTGCTAATTGTCCTACCAGGTTACCTAGGGTTTCTGCTAACTGCATATAGGGTTTGAGCTCTTCTATAATGTCAGGCCCTAATCCGGGAATGTTTACCGCTGAGCGAGCTGGTAGTCCTAATAATACATCCCTAATTTGCTCCGCCACATCTATGGAGACATTCACCTGGGCTTCCGTAGTAGATGCACCTAAATGAGGCGTAAGAATTATTTCTTTGCCCAGGGATCTTAGGGGGGAATCTCCCAGGGGTTCAGACTGGAATACGTCTAGTGCAGCACCGGCGATTTTACCGTTTTTAATGGCATCCGCTAGGGCCAGCTCATCAATTATACCACCCCTAGCACAATTAATGATGCGGGTGGTGGGTTTCATTTTCCCTAGGGTTTTAGCATTAATTAAGTTGGTTGTTTCCGGTGTTTTGGGAATATGTAGGGTGATATAGTCCGCTTGTTGAAAAAGTAGGTCTAGATCTACTAGCTGACAACCGATTTGTTCGGCCCTTTCGGTGGAAATAAAAGGATCGTAGGCTAATAATTTCATGCCCATGGCTTTGGCCACATGGGCTACATGGGAACCTATTTTTCCTAATCCAACAACACCTAGGGTCTTTTTGTATATTTCTGCACCAACAAAGGTTTTTCTATCCCATTCTCCCTTTTTCAGGGAGGCATTAGCATCAGGAATATGACGAGATAAGGATAACATCATTGCCAGGGTATGTTCTGCTGCTGCAATGGTATTTCCTTCAGGGGAATTAACTACTACAATGCCTTTTCGAGTGGCAGTTGGCACATCTACATTATCCACACCTACACCAGCACGACCAATAATTTTTAATTGGGTACCAGCTTCGATAATTTCTTCTGTAACGCGGGTTCCCGAACGAATCATGAGTGCGTCATATTCACCAATTATTGCTACTAATTCGGCTGGTTTTAAGCCTGTTTTGACATCAACTGTAGCTACTTGAGAGAGAATATCAATACCAGCTTGATCAATTGGATCGGAAACAAGAACCTTAGACATAACTACGTAAACTAATGATGGCTAACAATTATAGGTTTCACCTGACCATTTGGTAAAGTGAGGGTTGAAAACATTTTATTTCAATTATAGAAAACGCTAGAAATTCTTGTGAAGTGGGAATAATTGTGTTACATTGGGGATGCAGTCTGTGATGGCTAATGACTATGCTGAAAGGTCTACTAAATCTCTTTTTGCAGAATAACTGTCCTCTTTGCCAACGTAATACACCAAACTTATTTTGTCCATACTGTAATCAACAATTGCAAAAAAGTTGTTTACACGACCCTAATTGCTCATCCCCCATACCTCTTTTTGCTTGGGGTAGCTACGGGGGAATATTAAAAAGGGCTATTATGATGATGAAATATGAAAACCGCCCAGAAATCGCGCTCTTTTTGGGCCAGCTCCTAGGAGGATCATGGTTGTTAAATTCTAGCTGTAAATATCAAGCTCCTGTAATTGTACCCATACCATTACACCCGGATAAAATGAAGATACGAGGTTTTAATCAATCTGAGCTTATTGCCAGAGGTTTTTGTGATGTGACAGGGCTCAGGTTAAAATCCCATGGACTAATTAGAATTAAACATACACAACCACAATTTGAAATATCAGCTGATAACAGGCAAAAGAACTTAATGGGTGCTTTTGATTTGGGCAAGGATCTTGTTAATCACTATCCTAATAAACCCATATTGCTGGTTGATGATATTTACACTACAGGAGCAACCGCTAATTCTGCTATACATACCCTCGATGGTTACGGAATAAATGTCATTGGTTGCGCTACTGTAGCTAAAGCTATTAAGCATAATCCATAGAATATATAATTTATTCATAACCTATTAACAAACTATGAACAGCTACTGTATGCCCTTTCTCAAAAAGGTACTTATTCTGCCCATAACTGTTTTATCAATAATTATTTACTCTCATCAGGCGATCGCCCAGAGTGGAAATAGGGATAATATATATAATCCCATTCTATTAAAGCTAGAAGGGGAGATTACAGATAAATTGACTCTAAAGGACATTCCCACGGGTCAAGGGGGATTTGCGCGTGATTATCAAGTCAACCTGAATAAGGGAGATAACCTAGTGATTGATGCGTCTTCGGAAAATTTCGATACAATTATCACACTTTTAGGTCCCAATGGTTTGACGGTAGGGGAAAATGATGATGGTCCAGATGGCACCAGTAATTCTCTGTTATTTGTCCGCATCACTGAAGCTGGGAAGTATATTATTAGAGTGAGGTCTTTTGGAGAAACTGGAGTTGGTAGCTTTAAACTCAAGGTGACAAAATTGTTGCCAGTTAAGTAAGTATTTATAAGGTAAATGTTTTTAAAAACAAGCGATCGCTGGAAGCAAAATCAAACCGCCCACTCCATAATATAATGAATTCACGTACACCATAATTAACAGTGTGGTTCTACATTAAATTGACGGTAAATGTTTTTAAAAACGAGCGATCGCTGTTTTGTAAGTAAAATCAAACCGCCCATCCTATAATACAATGAATTCACATACACCATAATTAACGGTGGGGTTTTGCATTAAGGTAAATGTTTTTAAAAACAGGCGATCGCAATTTTGAAGGCACAATACAATGAATTCACGTACACCATAATTAACGGTGGGGTTTTACATTAAGGTAAATGTTTTTAAAAATAGGCGATCGCCCAAACTGGAAATAGGGATAATATATCACAAAAGTTAACTACCCTGTAAGCAGAAGCATGACTCGCCGAACCGATTTTTACTAATCCAGTTTCTACTTCAAATTCTAGTTTACAATTATTCTTAATTCGTACCACAAAGTATTTGTCTTTTTGTACTAACTCCCGTATAAAATTTAGTCCTGCAAAACCTCTATCCATTACCCCAACTGCATCTTGAGGTAAATTAGACATCATTGATGAGCCAAATTTGTAATCATGATTATGTCCAAAATTTATCAAATTATCTTCTGGACTTCCCGTAGAAAGATTCAAGGAGCTAAACAATTTTACTTGATGATAACCTAAAACCCATAACAACTTACTTGTTAAAGTAATTATTGTTGAATCGATTGGACAAATTGCGTATTTATCATGTAGCTTTTTATAAGCTTTTTTTTGTACCAATTTATTCAATTGATGATAAATATTTTGGAATATCTCTTGATTCCTGTGTTTGTTAGCTTTGGAAAATGTCGAAATTCTTACATCAATACCTGTATGGTTTAATCTTGTAAATAAGTCCCGCATACTTGTTAAACTATTATCCAAGGCATAAGCCAACCAACACTCAACATAAAGACGGCTGTTCAAAACTGGATAATCATTTTTTGGTAAAGGTCTGAGGATATCCTTGACAATCTTGGGGAATGAATTTATGATCATTATCAAATCAATATTTTGATATGGGTTGCCCAAATTTTAATATATTTTGGGCAATTTTTATCACAACTTTCTTAACATTCAACACTTCTGATATAATCCCATTCTATTAAAGCTAGAAGGGGAGATTACAGATAAATTGACTCTAAAGGACATTCCCACGGGTCAAGGGGGATTTGCGCGTGATTATCAAGTCAACCTGAACAAGGGAGATAACCTAGTGATTGATGCGTCTTCGGAAAATTTCGATACAATTATCACACTTTTAGGTCCCAATGGTTTGACTGTAGGGGAAAATGATGATGGTCCAGATCGCACCAGTAATTCCCTGTTATTTGTCCGCATCACTGAAGCTGGGAAGTATATTATTAGAGTGAGGTCTTTTGGAGAAACTGGAGTTGGTGGCTTTAAACTCAAGGTGACAAAATTGTTGCCAGTTAAATAAATACTTATATCAAACCCCCCACCCTAGAATACATTGGAAAATTTGTATTGTTAAGTTATGTTACACTTGACGATTACCAGGAACTATACTATATTAATGTCGTAATCGTCCACGTGCGCTAGATAAGGTGTGATCCTAATGTTCAAAATCAAAGATTCTACCCCCCCCATAATTGCTAAAACCCTTGTTGTAGCTGGATTTGCAGCTTCGGTGTTGTTAAGTGCTGCCCCGGCAAAAGCCATTACGCTCCTTAATTTCCCTTTCCAGTTTCAGGATGTGACTGGTGGTACTAACGGGCTCGTCAAAGGAACATTAATCGGTTTACAGGAGGGTAATAACCCTGGTTCTGGTATTACAGCACAGGTTACAAGTAGTCCTAATAATCAAGGACTCGGTATTTACAACTTTCATTATGCTGCTAGCAATGCTTTTACCGTTACAGGTGGTATTATCACTTATGCTAATGCCAGTTTTAGCCAAGATGGTAACTATTTAAATTTAGGAACATATGGTAATGATGGATACTCGAACAGGCTTCAATTTTTCCGAGACGATTCCAACTCTACCACATCATTTACTGCAGATGGACTACCACTACATGTTACTCCTGTTCCTTTTGAATCAGATTCTGGAGCAGTATTAGCAGCATTAGGTATTTGTTTTGGTGCTAGTAAACTGTGGAAAAAACATTTAGCGAAAAAACGCATGGTAGGGAATGCCGTCATTGAGTCTTTAACTCACAACAATGTATAAAACCAAACCGCTTGCGAAGCATTTCCTAATTGACGGTAAATGTTTTTAAAAATAGGTGATCGCAGTTTTGAAAGTAAAACCGAACCGCCCATCCTATAATACAATGAATTCACGTATCCCATAATTAACAGTGGGGTTCCACATTAAGGTAAATGTTTTTAAAAACGGGCGATCGCAGTTTTGTAAGTAAAATCAAACCGCCCATCCTATAATACAATGAATTCACATACACCATAATTAACGGTGGGGTTTTGCATTAAGGTAAATGTTTTTAAAAATAGGCGATCGCTGTTTTGTAAGTAAAATCAAACCGCTCACCCCATAATACATGGAATGAGCGGTTATATAATAATAAACCTGGCATCGAGCTATTTTGACATAGGGCAACCCCCATACTATCGTCGCCGCAACAGCGTTTCACCTCTGAGTTCGGGAAGGGATCAGTGTGGTTCCACCGCACCATAGACACCAGGAAAACTTGTCGATTTCAAAGTTTCCACTTCAAAACCCTGAAGACTGCATATATTTTGATAAGAATGAATTACCTTTCGAGGTCAAGCCCTCGGTCTGTTAGGACTTCTCTGCTACATACATTACTGTACTTCCACATAAAGCCTATCAACGGGTCTTCTCCCCGTGACCTTACCTACTCTCGTAGTGAGAACACTCATCTTAAGGTGGGCTTCCCACTTAGATGCTTTCAGCGGTTATCCTCTCCGAACTTGGCTACCCAGCGTCTACTCCTGGCGGAATAACTGGTACACCAGCGGTTCGTTCCTCCCGGTCCTCTCGTACTAAGGAGGACTCCTCTCAATGTTCTTTCGCCTGCACCGGATATGGACCGAACTGTCTCACGACGTTCTGAACCCAGCTCACGTACCGCTTTAATGGGCGAACAGCCCAACCCTTGGGACGTACTTCCGCCCCAGGTTGCGATGAGCCGACATCGAGGTGCCAAACCTCCCCGTCGATGTGGACTCTTGGGGGAGATCAGCCTGTTATCCCTAGAGTAACTTTTATCCGTTGAGCGACGGCCATTCCATGCTGCGCCGTCGGATCACTAAGGCCGACTTTCGTCCCTGCTCGACTTGTTGGTCTTGCAGTCAAGCTCTCTTTTTGCCTTTACACTCGTCGCACGGTTTCCAAGCGTGCTGAGAGAACCTTTGCGCGCCTCCGTTACCTTTTAGGAGGCGACCGCCCCAGTCAAACTGCCCACCTGAAACTTTCCTCTCACCGGCTTACGGTGATGAGTTAGAATTCTAGCTTCGCCAGAGTGGTATCTCACCGTTAGCTCCCTTCCCCCCTCAAGGAGAAGTTCTTCGCTTCCCACCTATCCTGCGCAAGCCAAGCCCGAACACAATTCCAGGCTACAGTAAAGCTTCATAGGGTCTTTCTGTCCAGGTGCAGGTAGTCCGTATCTTCACAGACATTCCTATTTCGCCGAGTCTCTCTCTGAGACACCATCCAGATCGTTACGCCTTTCGTGCGGGTCGGAACTTACCCGACAAGGAATTTCGCTACCTTAGGACCGTTATAGTTACGGCCGCCGTTCACCGGGGCTTCGGTCGTCAGCTTCATGTTTCCACTGACCAACTTCCTTAACCTTCCGGCACTGGGCAGGCGTCAGCCCCCATACGTCCTCTTTCGAGTTGGCGGAGACCTGTGTTTTTGGTAAACAGTCGCCTGGATCTCTTCACTGCGACCTGCTTTTCAGCAGGCACCCCTTCTTCCTAAGTTACGGGGCCATTTTGCCGAGTTCCTTAGAGAGAGTTATCTCGCGCCCCTTGGTATTCTCAACCTCCCTACCTGTGTCGGTTTCGGGTACGGGTACTATATGTTCATCACAACCCTAGCTTTTCTTGGCACTTTCCTTCACCACTCGACCGTCGTAACGGTCTTCCCAATCCATTCAGGGCGTGGCTATCTTTCATGCGTCCCTAGTTCTGCTCCCATATTGTAGTCCGGGATTGTTGACCCGGTCTCCATCGACTACGCCTTTCGACCTCGCCTTAGGTCCCGACTAACCCAGAGTGGACGAACCTGCCTCTGGAACCCTTAGGGTTTCGGGGCATTGGATTCTCACCAATGTTTGCGCTACTCAAGCCGACATTCTCACTTCCGTCTCGTCCACAGCTGCTTGCCGCTACTGCTTCTCACTACTACGGAACGCTCCCCTACCGATTATTTCTAATCCCACAGCTTCGGTACATCACTTAGCCCCTTTCATTTTCGGCGCAGGATCGCTTGACTAGTGAGCTATTACGCACTCTTTCAAGGGTGGCTGCTTCTAGGCAAACCTCCTAGTTGTCTTTGCAACCCCACCTCCTTTTTCACTTAGTGATGATTTGGGGACCTTAGCTGGTGGTCTGGGCTGTTTCCCTCTTGACGATGAAGCTTATCCCCCACCGTCTCACTGGCAATGTGTTCCTTGGGTATTCTTAGTTTGCCTCGATTTGGTACCGGTCTCCCAGCCCGCACCGAAACAGTGCTTTACCCCCCAATTTTTTCATTACCGCTGCGCCTCAACACATTTCGGGGAGAACCAGCTAGCTCCTGGTTCGATTGGCATTTCACCCCTAACCACCGCTCATCCGCCGATTTTTCAACATCGGTCGGTTCGGACCTCCACTTGGTTTTACCCAAGCTTCATCCTGGCCATGGTTAGATCACCAGGGTTCGGGTCTATAAATACTGATTATCGCCCTTTTCAGACTCGGTTTCCCTTTGGCTCCAGCATTCCCGCTTTAACCTACCAGTACCTATAAGTC from Cylindrospermopsis curvispora GIHE-G1 harbors:
- the serA gene encoding phosphoglycerate dehydrogenase, coding for MSKVLVSDPIDQAGIDILSQVATVDVKTGLKPAELVAIIGEYDALMIRSGTRVTEEIIEAGTQLKIIGRAGVGVDNVDVPTATRKGIVVVNSPEGNTIAAAEHTLAMMLSLSRHIPDANASLKKGEWDRKTFVGAEIYKKTLGVVGLGKIGSHVAHVAKAMGMKLLAYDPFISTERAEQIGCQLVDLDLLFQQADYITLHIPKTPETTNLINAKTLGKMKPTTRIINCARGGIIDELALADAIKNGKIAGAALDVFQSEPLGDSPLRSLGKEIILTPHLGASTTEAQVNVSIDVAEQIRDVLLGLPARSAVNIPGLGPDIIEELKPYMQLAETLGNLVGQLAGGRIETLNVKLQGDLATNKSQPLVVAALKGLLYQALRERVNYVNATIEAKERGIRVIETRDASARDYAGSLHLEATGTLGTHSVTGALLGEKEIHLTDVDGFPINVPPSKYMLFTLHRDMPGIIGKLGSLLGSFNVNIASMQVGRKIVRGDAVMALSIDDPLPDGILEEIKQVSGIRDAYTVTL
- the prmA gene encoding 50S ribosomal protein L11 methyltransferase, with the translated sequence MTNTWWEIQILCTPDLEDSIFWRLETFGCRGVAVEKKDRFLLIRAYLSTLQAQLSDLTNLSTLLHEDSTAIGLPTPELNWHQINEEDWSTSWKQYWHPQEIGNLFLINPAWLPIPPSTSKLVIRLDPGVAFGTGNHATTQLCLESLEKYLTQNSSNTSITAPQVIADIGCGSGILGIGALLLGAKKVYGVDNDPLAVESTNSNCILNHLNPEKLTCALGSVHTLTEILTEPLDGIVCNILADVIIELIPQMTDLVKSGSWGIFSGILVEQSPSVITTLEKNSWVVDQVWQRQEWCCLNARR
- the murI gene encoding glutamate racemase, with amino-acid sequence MHSYPVFEGNSQAFSIQQIPTSPIGVFDSGVGGLTILRQVYQQLPNESVIYFGDTAHLPYGVRSQKEILAYVREILSWMEQQGVKMVIMACNTSSALTLETVRLEYKFPILGMISPAAKFAVNVGKRIGVIATPATAKSNAYRQTIMEVKADVQVWQVSCPEFVPLIEQNRLDDPYTLAVAKSYLEPLLAQEIDTLIYGCTHYPLLEPIIKTLIPNHIHLVDPAVHVVRVCQRELEILNIKNHLLPMPTRFVVSGSPQQFSQSGTPWLGYTPLVEQVQFSVPYSLR
- a CDS encoding PPC domain-containing protein, coding for MNSYCMPFLKKVLILPITVLSIIIYSHQAIAQSGNRDNIYNPILLKLEGEITDKLTLKDIPTGQGGFARDYQVNLNKGDNLVIDASSENFDTIITLLGPNGLTVGENDDGPDGTSNSLLFVRITEAGKYIIRVRSFGETGVGSFKLKVTKLLPVK
- the trxA gene encoding thioredoxin, with product MTTKKKFNSFEEMLSGSDVPVLVDFYAEWCGPCQMMAPILEKVNTHFQGQLRVVKIDTEKYSQLATQYRIEALPTLILFKNGQPVRKIEGVVQAPQLIERLKTLI
- a CDS encoding ComF family protein; amino-acid sequence: MTMLKGLLNLFLQNNCPLCQRNTPNLFCPYCNQQLQKSCLHDPNCSSPIPLFAWGSYGGILKRAIMMMKYENRPEIALFLGQLLGGSWLLNSSCKYQAPVIVPIPLHPDKMKIRGFNQSELIARGFCDVTGLRLKSHGLIRIKHTQPQFEISADNRQKNLMGAFDLGKDLVNHYPNKPILLVDDIYTTGATANSAIHTLDGYGINVIGCATVAKAIKHNP